A genomic window from Micromonospora sp. WMMA1947 includes:
- the sepH gene encoding septation protein SepH, protein MRPVRFVALSEDGQALVLADEVGRLLALPIDERIASALHAEPGAPPLAVVPSATDPTPSLSPRDIQARIRSGESAEDVARIAGVPVDRVLRYAGPVLQERAMLAQHARRTRLKGAEKPTPLAEVVNGRLAQHGIDTEKISWDAYRRDDGTWRIIATWPSGKATAQAVWDLDKTRQHVAPHDDMAQYLCAERPTPILGQEPAPERGGHALPGPSRGEPSRGGHGLPAASDHARPGRDPIRAGRDALLASLDRPLGGTSGRGLDTRSPAALAGSDAPRQRAVAGGAAALLGGGQGSAFDDDSDAPKEIPAVPSLAVLRPRRTGPAAATGGAAAESTDAAGKPRKRLPSWDDVLFGTGPAARESS, encoded by the coding sequence CGCCCAGTACGCTTCGTCGCCCTCTCCGAGGACGGCCAGGCCCTGGTGCTCGCCGACGAGGTGGGGCGCCTGCTGGCGCTGCCCATCGACGAGCGGATCGCGTCGGCGCTGCACGCCGAGCCGGGCGCCCCGCCGCTCGCGGTGGTGCCGAGCGCCACCGACCCGACGCCGTCGCTGTCCCCACGGGACATCCAGGCCCGGATCCGATCCGGCGAGTCCGCGGAGGACGTCGCCCGCATCGCCGGCGTGCCGGTCGACCGGGTGCTGCGCTACGCCGGCCCGGTGCTCCAGGAGCGGGCCATGCTCGCCCAGCACGCCCGCCGCACCCGGCTCAAGGGCGCGGAGAAGCCGACCCCGCTGGCCGAGGTCGTGAACGGCCGGCTGGCCCAGCACGGCATCGACACCGAGAAGATCTCGTGGGACGCCTACCGCCGCGACGACGGCACCTGGCGGATCATCGCGACCTGGCCGTCCGGCAAGGCCACCGCGCAGGCCGTGTGGGACCTCGACAAGACCCGGCAGCACGTCGCCCCGCACGACGACATGGCGCAATACCTGTGCGCCGAGCGGCCCACGCCGATCCTCGGCCAGGAGCCGGCGCCGGAGCGGGGCGGTCACGCGCTGCCCGGTCCGTCGCGTGGCGAGCCGAGCCGGGGTGGGCACGGCCTGCCGGCCGCCTCCGACCACGCCCGTCCGGGGCGTGACCCGATCCGCGCCGGCCGGGACGCGCTGCTCGCCTCGCTGGACCGGCCGCTCGGCGGCACGTCCGGGCGTGGTCTCGACACCCGCTCCCCGGCCGCGCTGGCCGGGTCGGATGCGCCTCGTCAGCGGGCCGTCGCCGGTGGTGCCGCCGCGCTGCTCGGTGGTGGGCAGGGTTCGGCCTTCGACGACGACTCGGACGCGCCGAAGGAGATCCCGGCCGTACCCTCGCTTGCCGTGCTGCGGCCCCGCCGCACCGGCCCGGCGGCGGCGACCGGCGGTGCGGCCGCCGAGTCCACCGACGCCGCCGGCAAGCCGCGCAAGCGGCTGCCGAGCTGGGACGACGTGCTGTTCGGCACCGGCCCGGCGGCCCGCGAATCCTCCTGA
- a CDS encoding MFS transporter produces the protein MQAKLSTMFQSLRVRNYRLFATGQLIKLIGVWMMFIAQDWLVLELSDNSATALGVVTALQFTPVLLLTLLSGRLADRYDKRMLLFVANAFWTVLALAMSILVLTGLVQLWHVFTFAALLGVSNAVETPVRQAFVSELVGMPLLPNALSLNAAVFNSARIVGPAVAGLAIAVVDVGPVFLVTALSSIAPLVNVVRMRTEELHRNDLPPVGERDQARVVDGLRYVARRPDILLPMVLMSVIGMSLFNFQLTLAALAKTVFNTGAASFGLFSTALAAGALVGALAGTGRRSRPSVWLVLGAAIGCAVFGTLVGLAPAYWAVVALLLPAGFFMIYFAQAANQRVQLGVDASFRGRVMALWVLVFLGTNPVGAPLIGWVAEKYGAGASIWAGGLISLTAALLALTWQLRRSGARLRMRVLPMPRFYVVSPGAK, from the coding sequence GTGCAGGCCAAGCTGAGCACGATGTTCCAGTCCCTACGAGTCCGTAACTACCGGCTCTTCGCCACCGGACAGCTGATCAAACTGATCGGCGTCTGGATGATGTTCATCGCCCAGGACTGGCTCGTCCTCGAGCTCAGCGACAACTCCGCGACCGCGCTCGGCGTGGTCACCGCGTTGCAGTTCACGCCCGTACTCCTGCTCACGCTGCTGTCCGGCCGGCTCGCCGACCGCTACGACAAGCGGATGCTGCTCTTCGTCGCCAACGCGTTCTGGACCGTGCTCGCGCTGGCCATGAGCATCCTGGTCCTCACCGGCCTGGTGCAGCTCTGGCACGTCTTCACGTTCGCCGCCCTGCTCGGCGTCTCCAACGCGGTCGAGACGCCGGTCCGCCAGGCGTTCGTCTCCGAACTGGTCGGCATGCCGCTGCTGCCGAACGCGCTCTCGCTCAACGCGGCCGTGTTCAACTCCGCCCGGATCGTCGGTCCCGCCGTCGCCGGTCTGGCCATCGCCGTCGTCGACGTCGGCCCGGTCTTCCTGGTCACCGCGCTCAGCTCGATCGCCCCGCTGGTGAACGTGGTCCGGATGCGTACCGAGGAGCTGCACCGCAACGACCTGCCGCCGGTCGGTGAGCGGGACCAGGCCCGGGTGGTCGACGGCCTCCGGTACGTGGCACGCCGCCCCGACATCCTGCTGCCGATGGTCCTCATGTCGGTGATCGGGATGAGCCTGTTCAACTTCCAGCTCACCCTCGCCGCGCTCGCGAAGACCGTGTTCAACACCGGCGCCGCCTCGTTCGGCCTGTTCAGCACCGCCCTCGCGGCCGGCGCGCTGGTCGGGGCGCTGGCCGGCACCGGACGGCGCAGCCGACCCTCGGTCTGGCTCGTGCTCGGCGCCGCGATCGGCTGCGCGGTATTCGGCACGCTGGTCGGGCTCGCCCCGGCCTACTGGGCGGTGGTGGCGCTGCTGCTGCCCGCCGGGTTCTTCATGATCTACTTCGCCCAGGCCGCCAACCAGCGCGTGCAGCTCGGCGTCGACGCCTCCTTCCGGGGACGGGTGATGGCGCTGTGGGTGCTGGTGTTCCTGGGCACCAACCCGGTCGGCGCGCCGCTGATCGGCTGGGTCGCCGAGAAGTACGGCGCGGGCGCGAGCATCTGGGCCGGCGGTCTGATCTCGCTGACCGCCGCGCTGCTCGCGCTCACCTGGCAGCTGCGCCGCTCCGGCGCCCGGCTGCGCATGCGGGTGCTGCCCATGCCCCGCTTCTACGTGGTGTCGCCCGGGGCGAAGTAG
- a CDS encoding MarR family transcriptional regulator, whose amino-acid sequence MTERTVTARRVPPAQLAPQLRDAITRLNRRVRQARPVGDLTVTQLSALTSLNLAGALTPRELADVERVQPPTMTKIVAKLEERGLVQRTPHPTDGRQVILAATEGGRAVLDQFERARNEWLATRLAALTEDERETLRRAAEILQGIARA is encoded by the coding sequence GTGACGGAGCGGACGGTGACGGCGAGACGCGTGCCACCGGCGCAGCTGGCTCCTCAGCTGCGAGATGCGATCACCCGGCTCAACCGGCGGGTCCGACAGGCCCGGCCGGTCGGCGACCTCACGGTCACCCAGCTGTCGGCGCTCACCAGCCTCAATCTGGCGGGCGCCCTCACGCCACGGGAACTGGCTGATGTCGAACGGGTGCAGCCGCCCACGATGACGAAGATCGTCGCGAAGTTGGAGGAGCGCGGCCTCGTGCAGCGCACCCCCCATCCGACCGACGGACGGCAGGTCATCCTGGCGGCGACCGAAGGGGGACGGGCCGTACTCGACCAGTTCGAGCGGGCCCGCAACGAGTGGCTGGCCACCCGGCTGGCCGCGCTGACCGAGGACGAACGCGAAACGCTACGGCGTGCCGCGGAGATCCTCCAGGGCATCGCTCGCGCCTGA
- the thpR gene encoding RNA 2',3'-cyclic phosphodiesterase, translating into MRLFAAIYPPAVAVADLTARIKGLRVASARHARLADPADLHLTLAFLGEVPDDRLTDVEYALASAARTARSPLLRLAGGGCFGQGRSTVLWVDVRGEVEALDALALSIRDGLGEAGLPCDDKPFRAHLTIARPGDRVPEADIRSDLHTLHDYAGPQWSATELRLIRSHLGRTPRHTRVAAWPLAGGGRRGVKKGPLLYRRR; encoded by the coding sequence GTGCGTCTCTTCGCGGCGATCTACCCGCCCGCGGTGGCGGTCGCGGACCTGACCGCCCGCATCAAGGGCCTGCGGGTCGCGTCCGCTCGCCACGCCCGGCTCGCCGACCCGGCCGACCTGCATCTCACGCTCGCGTTCCTCGGCGAGGTGCCGGACGACCGGCTGACCGATGTGGAGTACGCGCTCGCCTCGGCCGCCCGGACGGCACGCTCGCCACTGCTGCGCCTCGCGGGCGGAGGCTGCTTCGGCCAGGGCCGATCCACTGTGCTCTGGGTCGACGTACGCGGCGAGGTCGAGGCGCTCGACGCGCTCGCCCTGTCGATCCGCGACGGGCTGGGCGAGGCCGGGCTGCCCTGCGACGACAAGCCGTTCCGGGCACACCTGACCATCGCTCGCCCCGGCGACCGGGTGCCCGAGGCCGACATCCGCTCGGACCTGCACACGCTGCACGACTACGCCGGGCCGCAGTGGTCCGCCACCGAGCTGCGCCTGATCCGCAGCCACCTGGGCCGAACCCCGCGCCACACCCGCGTCGCCGCCTGGCCGCTTGCGGGGGGTGGGCGGCGCGGCGTTAAGAAGGGGCCCCTCCTCTACCGGAGGCGTTAA
- a CDS encoding aldo/keto reductase produces the protein MEYTNLGRTGLSVSRLCLGTMNFGPQTDEPDSFAIMDRALEHGINFFDTANVYGWKLGEGVTEHIVGRWFAQGGGRRDKVVLATKVYGKMGEWPNEQGLSARHIIRACEDSLRRLQTDTIDLYQMHHISRSTPWEEIWQAMETLVAQGKVIYVGSSNFAGWHIAQAQAAAGKRNFLGLVSEQCIYNLLTRYVELEVVPAAQHYGLGIIPWSPLHGGLLSGIIRKMADGSAARGTTGRSADALAEHRNTIEAYEKLCADLGHDPADVALAWLLSRPGVTAPIVGPRTMDQLDRNLGALDVQLDEATLTRLDELFPPVGNGGPGPEAWAW, from the coding sequence ATGGAGTACACGAACCTGGGACGCACCGGTCTGTCCGTGAGCCGACTCTGCCTCGGCACGATGAACTTCGGTCCGCAGACCGACGAGCCGGACAGCTTCGCCATCATGGACCGGGCGCTCGAACACGGGATCAACTTCTTCGACACCGCGAACGTCTACGGCTGGAAGCTCGGTGAGGGCGTCACCGAGCACATCGTCGGCCGCTGGTTCGCGCAGGGCGGCGGGCGCCGCGACAAGGTCGTCCTCGCCACCAAGGTGTACGGCAAGATGGGCGAGTGGCCCAACGAACAGGGCCTGAGCGCCCGGCACATCATCCGGGCCTGTGAGGACTCGCTGCGCCGCCTCCAGACCGACACGATCGACCTCTACCAGATGCACCACATCTCCCGGAGCACGCCGTGGGAGGAGATCTGGCAGGCGATGGAGACGCTCGTCGCGCAGGGCAAGGTGATCTACGTCGGCTCGTCCAACTTCGCCGGCTGGCACATCGCGCAGGCGCAGGCCGCGGCCGGTAAGCGCAACTTCCTCGGCCTCGTCTCCGAGCAGTGCATCTACAACCTGCTGACCCGGTACGTCGAGCTGGAGGTCGTACCGGCCGCGCAGCACTACGGGCTGGGCATCATCCCCTGGTCGCCGCTGCACGGCGGGCTGCTCTCCGGCATCATCCGCAAGATGGCCGACGGCAGCGCGGCGCGCGGCACCACCGGCCGCTCGGCGGACGCGCTGGCCGAGCACCGGAACACCATCGAGGCGTACGAGAAGCTCTGCGCGGACCTGGGCCACGACCCGGCGGATGTGGCGCTGGCGTGGCTGCTGTCCCGGCCGGGGGTGACCGCGCCGATCGTCGGTCCGCGCACCATGGACCAGCTCGACCGCAACCTGGGCGCCCTCGACGTCCAGTTGGACGAGGCCACGCTCACGCGCCTCGACGAGCTGTTCCCGCCGGTCGGCAACGGCGGTCCGGGCCCGGAGGCCTGGGCCTGGTGA